One segment of Odocoileus virginianus isolate 20LAN1187 ecotype Illinois chromosome 32, Ovbor_1.2, whole genome shotgun sequence DNA contains the following:
- the TACC1 gene encoding transforming acidic coiled-coil-containing protein 1 isoform X10, with protein MGGAHSQSPRGREPTAERSPRPRETASGCKVKKYEAQSLGLDGCSQDEGAVISQISDISNRDGHATDEEKLASTSSGQKPTGAEGKGTEKDLCQKMEKDGSTVPALLESPVEKSPVSVGCGVESPLDGICLSESDKTAVLTLIREEIITKEIEANEWKKKYEETRQEVLEMRKIVAEYEKTIAQMIEDEQRTSMSSQKSFQQLTMEKEQALADLNSVERSLSDLFRRYENLKGVLEGFKKNEEALKKCAQDYLARVKQEEQRYQALKIHAEEKLDKANEEIAQVRTKAKAESAALHAGLRKEQMKVESLERALQQKNQEIEELTKICDELIAKLGKTD; from the exons GAGTGGCTGTAAGGTGAAGAAATATGAAGCCCAGTCTCTTGGTTTGGATGGGTGTTCTCAG GATGAAGGAGCAGTGATCTCCCAGATCTCAGACATTTCTAACAGGGACGGTCATGCTACCGATGAGGAGAAGCTGGCGTCCACATCATCGGGTCAGAAACCCACTGGGGCCGAGGGGAAAG GCACCGAGAAGGATCTGTGtcagaagatggagaaggatgGATCCACTGTGCCC GCACTGCTGGAGTCCCCAGTGGAGAAGAGCCCCGTGTCCGTGGGCTGCGGAGTGGAGAGCCCCTTGGATGGCATCTGCCTCAGCGAATCAGATAAGACCGCCGTGCTCACCCTGATAAGGGAAGAG ATAATCACTAAAGAGATCGAAGCgaatgaatggaagaaaaaatatgaagaaacccGACAAGAAGTCTTGGAGATGAG GAAAATTGTGGCTGAGTATGAGAAGACCATTGCCCAAATGATTG AAGATGAACAGAGGACAAGCATGAGCTCTCAGAAGAGCTTCCAGCAGCTGACCATGGAGAAGGAGCAGGCCCTGGCCGACCTCAACTCGGTGGAAAGGTCCCTGTCCGACCTGTTCAGGAGATACGAGAACCTGAAGGGCGTCCTGGAAGGGTTCAAGAAG AATGAAGAAGCCTTGAAAAAATGTGCTCAGGATTACTTAGCCAGAGTTAAACAAGAAGAGCAACGCTATCAGGCCCTGAAGATCCACGCCGAGGAAAAACTAGACAA AGCCAATGAGGAGATTGCTCAGGTTCGAACAAAAGCCAAGGCTGAGAGTGCGGCTCTCCACGCGGGGCTCCGGAAGGAACAGATGAAGGTGGAGTCTTTGGAGAGGGCCCTTCAGCAGAAG aaccAAGAAATAGAAGAACTGACGAAAATCTGCGACGAGCTGATTGCCAAGCTGGGAAAGACGGACTGA
- the TACC1 gene encoding transforming acidic coiled-coil-containing protein 1 isoform X3 — MGGAHSQSPRGREPTAERSPRPRETASDSEGNFETPETETPIRSPLKESCESNLGLAGSGAKTQDSQEVDEELVAEVVENCSSAAASRPAGQEAAPPTSGSRAVKDFREEPEHDASKISVVRPFSIESRNCGDLPLQEGETMTAGTAREADSGAGSPRPEPGAGRSRLRKPRPVPLRKKALGGELSEAASAPEGVRPDGEDGKAGSQKCAPEMMETPGGDAHDSGAEQPEEARSRPLKCEFDFAEDAETTESRRALPRKPGRKLGSRVMPQVHGPGAPSEPGPGASPTLRPRGGPLARQHSPPLSAQGSYRFDPDHFDESEDPFKPSMTFTSGDFGSPAGNHVNEILESPKKAKSRLITTTEQVKFLCFLLSGCKVKKYEAQSLGLDGCSQDEGAVISQISDISNRDGHATDEEKLASTSSGQKPTGAEGKGEPEDDLEYFECSNVPVSAINHAFSSSEAGTEKDLCQKMEKDGSTVPALLESPVEKSPVSVGCGVESPLDGICLSESDKTAVLTLIREEIITKEIEANEWKKKYEETRQEVLEMRKIVAEYEKTIAQMIEDEQRTSMSSQKSFQQLTMEKEQALADLNSVERSLSDLFRRYENLKGVLEGFKKNEEALKKCAQDYLARVKQEEQRYQALKIHAEEKLDKANEEIAQVRTKAKAESAALHAGLRKEQMKVESLERALQQKNQEIEELTKICDELIAKLGKTD, encoded by the exons acTCACAAGAAGTGGACGAAGAGCTGGTAGCAGAAGTGGTTGAAAACTGTTCATCTGCGGCTGCTTCTAGACCCGCAGGACAGGAGGCAGCGCCTCCCACTAGCGGGTCTCGCGCAGTCAAGGATTTCAGAGAAGAACCCGAACATGATGCGAGCAAGATCTCCGTCGTGAGGCCGTTTTCCATAGAATCCAGGAACTGCGGGGACCTCCCCTTGCAAGAAGGCGAGACCATGACCGCGGGCACCGCCCGGGAAGCCGACTCCGGGGCAGGCAGCCCGCGTCCAGAGCCCGGGGCCGGCCGGAGCCGCCTGCGGAAGCCCCGGCCCGTGCCCCTGCGGAAGAAGGCGCTGGGTGGCGAGCTCTCGGAAGCGGCCTCTGCCCCGGAGGGTGTGCGTCCCGACGGGGAGGATGGGAAGGCCGGGAGCCAGAAGTGTGCCCCTGAGATGATGGAAACGCCAGGCGGAGATGCCCACGACTCGGGGGCCGAGCAGCCGGAGGAGGCGAGGAGCCGCCCGCTGAAATGCGAGTTTGATTTCGCCGAAGATGCGGAGACCACAGAGTCCAGGAGAGCCCTCCCGAGGAAGCCCGGCCGGAAACTGGGCAGCAGAGTCATGCCACAGGTTCACGGCCCCGGGGCGCCATCGGAGCCGGGCCCCGGGGCAAGCCCCACCCTGCGGCCCCGCGGGGGCCCCCTGGCGCGGCAGCACTCGCCCCCGCTCTCCGCTCAGGGCTCCTACCGCTTTGACCCGGACCACTTTGACGAGTCCGAGGATCCCTTTAAACCCAGTATGACTTTCACTAGCGGTGACTTTGGTTCTCCCGCCGGTAATCATGTTAATGAAATCTTAGAATCACCCAAGAAGGCCAAGTCGCGTTTAATAAC GACTACTGAACAAGtgaaatttctctgttttctgtt GAGTGGCTGTAAGGTGAAGAAATATGAAGCCCAGTCTCTTGGTTTGGATGGGTGTTCTCAG GATGAAGGAGCAGTGATCTCCCAGATCTCAGACATTTCTAACAGGGACGGTCATGCTACCGATGAGGAGAAGCTGGCGTCCACATCATCGGGTCAGAAACCCACTGGGGCCGAGGGGAAAGGTGAGCCAGAGGACGACCTGGAGTACTTTGAATGTTCCAATGTTCCTGTGTCTGCCATAAATCATGCGTTTTCATCCTCAGAAGCAG GCACCGAGAAGGATCTGTGtcagaagatggagaaggatgGATCCACTGTGCCC GCACTGCTGGAGTCCCCAGTGGAGAAGAGCCCCGTGTCCGTGGGCTGCGGAGTGGAGAGCCCCTTGGATGGCATCTGCCTCAGCGAATCAGATAAGACCGCCGTGCTCACCCTGATAAGGGAAGAG ATAATCACTAAAGAGATCGAAGCgaatgaatggaagaaaaaatatgaagaaacccGACAAGAAGTCTTGGAGATGAG GAAAATTGTGGCTGAGTATGAGAAGACCATTGCCCAAATGATTG AAGATGAACAGAGGACAAGCATGAGCTCTCAGAAGAGCTTCCAGCAGCTGACCATGGAGAAGGAGCAGGCCCTGGCCGACCTCAACTCGGTGGAAAGGTCCCTGTCCGACCTGTTCAGGAGATACGAGAACCTGAAGGGCGTCCTGGAAGGGTTCAAGAAG AATGAAGAAGCCTTGAAAAAATGTGCTCAGGATTACTTAGCCAGAGTTAAACAAGAAGAGCAACGCTATCAGGCCCTGAAGATCCACGCCGAGGAAAAACTAGACAA AGCCAATGAGGAGATTGCTCAGGTTCGAACAAAAGCCAAGGCTGAGAGTGCGGCTCTCCACGCGGGGCTCCGGAAGGAACAGATGAAGGTGGAGTCTTTGGAGAGGGCCCTTCAGCAGAAG aaccAAGAAATAGAAGAACTGACGAAAATCTGCGACGAGCTGATTGCCAAGCTGGGAAAGACGGACTGA
- the TACC1 gene encoding transforming acidic coiled-coil-containing protein 1 isoform X7, with translation MTAGTAREADSGAGSPRPEPGAGRSRLRKPRPVPLRKKALGGELSEAASAPEGVRPDGEDGKAGSQKCAPEMMETPGGDAHDSGAEQPEEARSRPLKCEFDFAEDAETTESRRALPRKPGRKLGSRVMPQVHGPGAPSEPGPGASPTLRPRGGPLARQHSPPLSAQGSYRFDPDHFDESEDPFKPSMTFTSGDFGSPAGNHVNEILESPKKAKSRLITTTEQVKFLCFLLSGCKVKKYEAQSLGLDGCSQDEGAVISQISDISNRDGHATDEEKLASTSSGQKPTGAEGKGEPEDDLEYFECSNVPVSAINHAFSSSEAGTEKDLCQKMEKDGSTVPALLESPVEKSPVSVGCGVESPLDGICLSESDKTAVLTLIREEIITKEIEANEWKKKYEETRQEVLEMRKIVAEYEKTIAQMIEDEQRTSMSSQKSFQQLTMEKEQALADLNSVERSLSDLFRRYENLKGVLEGFKKNEEALKKCAQDYLARVKQEEQRYQALKIHAEEKLDKANEEIAQVRTKAKAESAALHAGLRKEQMKVESLERALQQKNQEIEELTKICDELIAKLGKTD, from the exons ATGACCGCGGGCACCGCCCGGGAAGCCGACTCCGGGGCAGGCAGCCCGCGTCCAGAGCCCGGGGCCGGCCGGAGCCGCCTGCGGAAGCCCCGGCCCGTGCCCCTGCGGAAGAAGGCGCTGGGTGGCGAGCTCTCGGAAGCGGCCTCTGCCCCGGAGGGTGTGCGTCCCGACGGGGAGGATGGGAAGGCCGGGAGCCAGAAGTGTGCCCCTGAGATGATGGAAACGCCAGGCGGAGATGCCCACGACTCGGGGGCCGAGCAGCCGGAGGAGGCGAGGAGCCGCCCGCTGAAATGCGAGTTTGATTTCGCCGAAGATGCGGAGACCACAGAGTCCAGGAGAGCCCTCCCGAGGAAGCCCGGCCGGAAACTGGGCAGCAGAGTCATGCCACAGGTTCACGGCCCCGGGGCGCCATCGGAGCCGGGCCCCGGGGCAAGCCCCACCCTGCGGCCCCGCGGGGGCCCCCTGGCGCGGCAGCACTCGCCCCCGCTCTCCGCTCAGGGCTCCTACCGCTTTGACCCGGACCACTTTGACGAGTCCGAGGATCCCTTTAAACCCAGTATGACTTTCACTAGCGGTGACTTTGGTTCTCCCGCCGGTAATCATGTTAATGAAATCTTAGAATCACCCAAGAAGGCCAAGTCGCGTTTAATAAC GACTACTGAACAAGtgaaatttctctgttttctgtt GAGTGGCTGTAAGGTGAAGAAATATGAAGCCCAGTCTCTTGGTTTGGATGGGTGTTCTCAG GATGAAGGAGCAGTGATCTCCCAGATCTCAGACATTTCTAACAGGGACGGTCATGCTACCGATGAGGAGAAGCTGGCGTCCACATCATCGGGTCAGAAACCCACTGGGGCCGAGGGGAAAGGTGAGCCAGAGGACGACCTGGAGTACTTTGAATGTTCCAATGTTCCTGTGTCTGCCATAAATCATGCGTTTTCATCCTCAGAAGCAG GCACCGAGAAGGATCTGTGtcagaagatggagaaggatgGATCCACTGTGCCC GCACTGCTGGAGTCCCCAGTGGAGAAGAGCCCCGTGTCCGTGGGCTGCGGAGTGGAGAGCCCCTTGGATGGCATCTGCCTCAGCGAATCAGATAAGACCGCCGTGCTCACCCTGATAAGGGAAGAG ATAATCACTAAAGAGATCGAAGCgaatgaatggaagaaaaaatatgaagaaacccGACAAGAAGTCTTGGAGATGAG GAAAATTGTGGCTGAGTATGAGAAGACCATTGCCCAAATGATTG AAGATGAACAGAGGACAAGCATGAGCTCTCAGAAGAGCTTCCAGCAGCTGACCATGGAGAAGGAGCAGGCCCTGGCCGACCTCAACTCGGTGGAAAGGTCCCTGTCCGACCTGTTCAGGAGATACGAGAACCTGAAGGGCGTCCTGGAAGGGTTCAAGAAG AATGAAGAAGCCTTGAAAAAATGTGCTCAGGATTACTTAGCCAGAGTTAAACAAGAAGAGCAACGCTATCAGGCCCTGAAGATCCACGCCGAGGAAAAACTAGACAA AGCCAATGAGGAGATTGCTCAGGTTCGAACAAAAGCCAAGGCTGAGAGTGCGGCTCTCCACGCGGGGCTCCGGAAGGAACAGATGAAGGTGGAGTCTTTGGAGAGGGCCCTTCAGCAGAAG aaccAAGAAATAGAAGAACTGACGAAAATCTGCGACGAGCTGATTGCCAAGCTGGGAAAGACGGACTGA
- the TACC1 gene encoding transforming acidic coiled-coil-containing protein 1 isoform X11, with product MGGAHSQSPRGREPTAERSPRPRETASDSEGNFETPETETPIRSPLKESCESNLGLAGSGAKTQDSQEVDEELVAEVVENCSSAAASRPAGQEAAPPTSGSRAVKDFREEPEHDASKISVVRPFSIESRNCGDLPLQEGETMTAGTAREADSGAGSPRPEPGAGRSRLRKPRPVPLRKKALGGELSEAASAPEGVRPDGEDGKAGSQKCAPEMMETPGGDAHDSGAEQPEEARSRPLKCEFDFAEDAETTESRRALPRKPGRKLGSRVMPQVHGPGAPSEPGPGASPTLRPRGGPLARQHSPPLSAQGSYRFDPDHFDESEDPFKPSMTFTSGDFGSPAGNHVNEILESPKKAKSRLITSGCKVKKYEAQSLGLDGCSQDEGAVISQISDISNRDGHATDEEKLASTSSGQKPTGAEGKGEPEDDLEYFECSNVPVSAINHAFSSSEAGTEKDLCQKMEKDGSTVPALLESPVEKSPVSVGCGVESPLDGICLSESDKTAVLTLIREEIITKEIEANEWKKKYEETRQEVLEMRKIVAEYEKTIAQMIEDEQRTSMSSQKSFQQLTMEKEQALADLNSVERSLSDLFRRYENLKGVLEGFKKNEEALKKCAQDYLARVKQEEQRYQALKIHAEEKLDKANEEIAQVRTKAKAESAALHAGLRKEQMKVESLERALQQKNQEIEELTKICDELIAKLGKTD from the exons acTCACAAGAAGTGGACGAAGAGCTGGTAGCAGAAGTGGTTGAAAACTGTTCATCTGCGGCTGCTTCTAGACCCGCAGGACAGGAGGCAGCGCCTCCCACTAGCGGGTCTCGCGCAGTCAAGGATTTCAGAGAAGAACCCGAACATGATGCGAGCAAGATCTCCGTCGTGAGGCCGTTTTCCATAGAATCCAGGAACTGCGGGGACCTCCCCTTGCAAGAAGGCGAGACCATGACCGCGGGCACCGCCCGGGAAGCCGACTCCGGGGCAGGCAGCCCGCGTCCAGAGCCCGGGGCCGGCCGGAGCCGCCTGCGGAAGCCCCGGCCCGTGCCCCTGCGGAAGAAGGCGCTGGGTGGCGAGCTCTCGGAAGCGGCCTCTGCCCCGGAGGGTGTGCGTCCCGACGGGGAGGATGGGAAGGCCGGGAGCCAGAAGTGTGCCCCTGAGATGATGGAAACGCCAGGCGGAGATGCCCACGACTCGGGGGCCGAGCAGCCGGAGGAGGCGAGGAGCCGCCCGCTGAAATGCGAGTTTGATTTCGCCGAAGATGCGGAGACCACAGAGTCCAGGAGAGCCCTCCCGAGGAAGCCCGGCCGGAAACTGGGCAGCAGAGTCATGCCACAGGTTCACGGCCCCGGGGCGCCATCGGAGCCGGGCCCCGGGGCAAGCCCCACCCTGCGGCCCCGCGGGGGCCCCCTGGCGCGGCAGCACTCGCCCCCGCTCTCCGCTCAGGGCTCCTACCGCTTTGACCCGGACCACTTTGACGAGTCCGAGGATCCCTTTAAACCCAGTATGACTTTCACTAGCGGTGACTTTGGTTCTCCCGCCGGTAATCATGTTAATGAAATCTTAGAATCACCCAAGAAGGCCAAGTCGCGTTTAATAAC GAGTGGCTGTAAGGTGAAGAAATATGAAGCCCAGTCTCTTGGTTTGGATGGGTGTTCTCAG GATGAAGGAGCAGTGATCTCCCAGATCTCAGACATTTCTAACAGGGACGGTCATGCTACCGATGAGGAGAAGCTGGCGTCCACATCATCGGGTCAGAAACCCACTGGGGCCGAGGGGAAAGGTGAGCCAGAGGACGACCTGGAGTACTTTGAATGTTCCAATGTTCCTGTGTCTGCCATAAATCATGCGTTTTCATCCTCAGAAGCAG GCACCGAGAAGGATCTGTGtcagaagatggagaaggatgGATCCACTGTGCCC GCACTGCTGGAGTCCCCAGTGGAGAAGAGCCCCGTGTCCGTGGGCTGCGGAGTGGAGAGCCCCTTGGATGGCATCTGCCTCAGCGAATCAGATAAGACCGCCGTGCTCACCCTGATAAGGGAAGAG ATAATCACTAAAGAGATCGAAGCgaatgaatggaagaaaaaatatgaagaaacccGACAAGAAGTCTTGGAGATGAG GAAAATTGTGGCTGAGTATGAGAAGACCATTGCCCAAATGATTG AAGATGAACAGAGGACAAGCATGAGCTCTCAGAAGAGCTTCCAGCAGCTGACCATGGAGAAGGAGCAGGCCCTGGCCGACCTCAACTCGGTGGAAAGGTCCCTGTCCGACCTGTTCAGGAGATACGAGAACCTGAAGGGCGTCCTGGAAGGGTTCAAGAAG AATGAAGAAGCCTTGAAAAAATGTGCTCAGGATTACTTAGCCAGAGTTAAACAAGAAGAGCAACGCTATCAGGCCCTGAAGATCCACGCCGAGGAAAAACTAGACAA AGCCAATGAGGAGATTGCTCAGGTTCGAACAAAAGCCAAGGCTGAGAGTGCGGCTCTCCACGCGGGGCTCCGGAAGGAACAGATGAAGGTGGAGTCTTTGGAGAGGGCCCTTCAGCAGAAG aaccAAGAAATAGAAGAACTGACGAAAATCTGCGACGAGCTGATTGCCAAGCTGGGAAAGACGGACTGA
- the TACC1 gene encoding transforming acidic coiled-coil-containing protein 1 isoform X12, whose protein sequence is MGGAHSQSPRGREPTAERSPRPRETASDSEGNFETPETETPIRSPLKESCESNLGLAGSGAKTQDSQEVDEELVAEVVENCSSAAASRPAGQEAAPPTSGSRAVKDFREEPEHDASKISVVRPFSIESRNCGDLPLQEGETMTAGTAREADSGAGSPRPEPGAGRSRLRKPRPVPLRKKALGGELSEAASAPEGVRPDGEDGKAGSQKCAPEMMETPGGDAHDSGAEQPEEARSRPLKCEFDFAEDAETTESRRALPRKPGRKLGSRVMPQVHGPGAPSEPGPGASPTLRPRGGPLARQHSPPLSAQGSYRFDPDHFDESEDPFKPSMTFTSGDFGSPAGNHVNEILESPKKAKSRLITSGCKVKKYEAQSLGLDGCSQDEGAVISQISDISNRDGHATDEEKLASTSSGQKPTGAEGKGTEKDLCQKMEKDGSTVPALLESPVEKSPVSVGCGVESPLDGICLSESDKTAVLTLIREEIITKEIEANEWKKKYEETRQEVLEMRKIVAEYEKTIAQMIEDEQRTSMSSQKSFQQLTMEKEQALADLNSVERSLSDLFRRYENLKGVLEGFKKNEEALKKCAQDYLARVKQEEQRYQALKIHAEEKLDKANEEIAQVRTKAKAESAALHAGLRKEQMKVESLERALQQKNQEIEELTKICDELIAKLGKTD, encoded by the exons acTCACAAGAAGTGGACGAAGAGCTGGTAGCAGAAGTGGTTGAAAACTGTTCATCTGCGGCTGCTTCTAGACCCGCAGGACAGGAGGCAGCGCCTCCCACTAGCGGGTCTCGCGCAGTCAAGGATTTCAGAGAAGAACCCGAACATGATGCGAGCAAGATCTCCGTCGTGAGGCCGTTTTCCATAGAATCCAGGAACTGCGGGGACCTCCCCTTGCAAGAAGGCGAGACCATGACCGCGGGCACCGCCCGGGAAGCCGACTCCGGGGCAGGCAGCCCGCGTCCAGAGCCCGGGGCCGGCCGGAGCCGCCTGCGGAAGCCCCGGCCCGTGCCCCTGCGGAAGAAGGCGCTGGGTGGCGAGCTCTCGGAAGCGGCCTCTGCCCCGGAGGGTGTGCGTCCCGACGGGGAGGATGGGAAGGCCGGGAGCCAGAAGTGTGCCCCTGAGATGATGGAAACGCCAGGCGGAGATGCCCACGACTCGGGGGCCGAGCAGCCGGAGGAGGCGAGGAGCCGCCCGCTGAAATGCGAGTTTGATTTCGCCGAAGATGCGGAGACCACAGAGTCCAGGAGAGCCCTCCCGAGGAAGCCCGGCCGGAAACTGGGCAGCAGAGTCATGCCACAGGTTCACGGCCCCGGGGCGCCATCGGAGCCGGGCCCCGGGGCAAGCCCCACCCTGCGGCCCCGCGGGGGCCCCCTGGCGCGGCAGCACTCGCCCCCGCTCTCCGCTCAGGGCTCCTACCGCTTTGACCCGGACCACTTTGACGAGTCCGAGGATCCCTTTAAACCCAGTATGACTTTCACTAGCGGTGACTTTGGTTCTCCCGCCGGTAATCATGTTAATGAAATCTTAGAATCACCCAAGAAGGCCAAGTCGCGTTTAATAAC GAGTGGCTGTAAGGTGAAGAAATATGAAGCCCAGTCTCTTGGTTTGGATGGGTGTTCTCAG GATGAAGGAGCAGTGATCTCCCAGATCTCAGACATTTCTAACAGGGACGGTCATGCTACCGATGAGGAGAAGCTGGCGTCCACATCATCGGGTCAGAAACCCACTGGGGCCGAGGGGAAAG GCACCGAGAAGGATCTGTGtcagaagatggagaaggatgGATCCACTGTGCCC GCACTGCTGGAGTCCCCAGTGGAGAAGAGCCCCGTGTCCGTGGGCTGCGGAGTGGAGAGCCCCTTGGATGGCATCTGCCTCAGCGAATCAGATAAGACCGCCGTGCTCACCCTGATAAGGGAAGAG ATAATCACTAAAGAGATCGAAGCgaatgaatggaagaaaaaatatgaagaaacccGACAAGAAGTCTTGGAGATGAG GAAAATTGTGGCTGAGTATGAGAAGACCATTGCCCAAATGATTG AAGATGAACAGAGGACAAGCATGAGCTCTCAGAAGAGCTTCCAGCAGCTGACCATGGAGAAGGAGCAGGCCCTGGCCGACCTCAACTCGGTGGAAAGGTCCCTGTCCGACCTGTTCAGGAGATACGAGAACCTGAAGGGCGTCCTGGAAGGGTTCAAGAAG AATGAAGAAGCCTTGAAAAAATGTGCTCAGGATTACTTAGCCAGAGTTAAACAAGAAGAGCAACGCTATCAGGCCCTGAAGATCCACGCCGAGGAAAAACTAGACAA AGCCAATGAGGAGATTGCTCAGGTTCGAACAAAAGCCAAGGCTGAGAGTGCGGCTCTCCACGCGGGGCTCCGGAAGGAACAGATGAAGGTGGAGTCTTTGGAGAGGGCCCTTCAGCAGAAG aaccAAGAAATAGAAGAACTGACGAAAATCTGCGACGAGCTGATTGCCAAGCTGGGAAAGACGGACTGA